The segment AAAATATAATTAAGAATAAAAAGAATATTACAAAAAGCAATTCTTTTCTAAAAAATACATAGCCAATAGTTCCTGCTGAAAATAAAAGTAATAGCATTGGGAACCAGTTGAAATTATATTTTTTTAAATCAATTTCCATTTGCTACACCTCAATCCAACAGTTAGTAGTGTAATCAAACTTCTTTATCACTTTTGCCGGAGTACCTACAGCCATTGAATAGTCAGGGATGTCTTTTGTAACCACTGAATTTGCTCCTATAATACACTGTTTGCCTATATGAGAAGACAGCACACATACATTTTCTCCTAACCAGGACCCTTGACCTATGAGCACTTCTTTTTTGAACCCAACACCTTGGTCTTTATAGGGTTTGTTTCCATTTTCAAAATGATGATAATTATCAGCCAAATAAACATTATCGCTTATCAATACATCGCTAGAAATATGAACTCCTTTTATTGCAACAATATGCACATTTCTTCCAATATAAGTTTTGGAGCCAATACTTAATTTTTCATTTGTTGAAGCGTCATCATCAAGAGCAAGAAGCCATGAGTTAGGCTTTATATAAACCTCCGATTCTATGGATATGTATTTAGCCCCATTAACACTAAATGGCATACATAAAATCGATTTTCTACCCATTTTTTTAAACGAGCTTCGATAAAGCTCAGTAAATGCTTTATCATAAATCTTTTTTAAAAAATTATGAATCCTTTCCATTGTTCAGCCAGTTGACATTGTGTAAAGGTAA is part of the Flavobacteriales bacterium genome and harbors:
- a CDS encoding acyltransferase, with the translated sequence MERIHNFLKKIYDKAFTELYRSSFKKMGRKSILCMPFSVNGAKYISIESEVYIKPNSWLLALDDDASTNEKLSIGSKTYIGRNVHIVAIKGVHISSDVLISDNVYLADNYHHFENGNKPYKDQGVGFKKEVLIGQGSWLGENVCVLSSHIGKQCIIGANSVVTKDIPDYSMAVGTPAKVIKKFDYTTNCWIEV